The genomic window AGCAGGTGCTCGACATTCCGGGGCAGGAGATCATCACCCGCGACAACGCCATGGTGGGCGTGGATGGCGTGGTGTTCTTCCAGGTGCTGGATGCGGCGCGGGCGGCCTATGAGGTGTCGGACCTGATGAATGCCATCATGAACCTCACCACCACCAACCTGCGAACCGTGATGGGCTCGATGGATCTGGACGAAACGCTCTCCCAGCGCGACGCCATCAACGCCCGGCTGCTGACCGTGGTGGACAAGGCCACCCACAGCTGGGGCGTGAAGGTGACGCGCGTCGAGATCAAGGACATCCGACCGCCGCAGGACATCGTCAACGCCATGGCCCGCCAGATGAAGGCCGAGCGCGAGAAGCGTGCCGCCATTCTGGAGGCCGAGGGCCAGCGGAACTCGGAGATCCTGCGGGCGGAGGGCGCCAAGCAGTCGCAGATTCTGGAGGCCGAGGGCCGCCGAGAGGCCGCGTTCCGCG from Pedomonas mirosovicensis includes these protein-coding regions:
- a CDS encoding SPFH domain-containing protein, producing MFFIVLVIVAIATVAMGVVTVRQGHEYTVERFGRYTRTLTPGFHLIVPFIDRVGRRINMMEQVLDIPGQEIITRDNAMVGVDGVVFFQVLDAARAAYEVSDLMNAIMNLTTTNLRTVMGSMDLDETLSQRDAINARLLTVVDKATHSWGVKVTRVEIKDIRPPQDIVNAMARQMKAEREKRAAILEAEGQRNSEILRAEGAKQSQILEAEGRREAAFRDAEARERAAEAEAKATELVSEAINKGSAQAINYFVAQKYVEAMTAFAESRNSKVIFMPMEASALVGSLGGIGELVKAVAGDGPSAPAGATGLPRTGDK